In Theileria equi strain WA chromosome 3, complete sequence, the genomic window AGCACTTTTAGTTCTTGGATTCATCATACGCAAGGTAATGGCAATGCTCAGATATCTATAGTTGTTCACCATGCCCACTAGCACTCGGGGATTCCTCCCCTGTAAATGTTTGCCCTTGTGCATGTAGACTCTATAAGCGCAATTTCATCACGCCTATCATTTTCATAGCATCATTCTAGCATTAGACTCCATTCAGAATCTTCCATTGacctcattccatagtgatatactacCTCATCCATCctattctagagactccctttggtcgccCACTACTCCACCGACAGTACCAAGTGTACTAGATCCAGAAGCAGCTTTAATAAGAATAGAAGACTTGTCACTAGAAGtatcttctttaggagCAGATTCTTCAGTCTTGTCTTCAAGTTTAGCTTCTTGAGCAGCTTGTCCACCAGCTACAAGGGAGTTTTCACAGTTTTGGCCGGGGAAGCCTGAGCAGGGATCTCCGCGATTAGGAACTGATGACATTCTCCT contains:
- a CDS encoding hypothetical protein (encoded by transcript BEWA_002030A); amino-acid sequence: MSSVPNRGDPCSGFPGQNCENSLVAGGQAAQEAKLEDKTEESAPKEDTSSDKSSILIKAASGSSTLGTVGGVVGDQRESLE